A genomic segment from Amyelois transitella isolate CPQ chromosome 15, ilAmyTran1.1, whole genome shotgun sequence encodes:
- the LOC106139512 gene encoding uncharacterized protein LOC106139512: MYKTVRHGENSLQYTILPQTEEVLNNSGLKGKGRDYSPSIHVRRSRRRSTVKYVLLVIFGMIVALALAAVPLYVMNGALYARRNQQEKHEVITSPPLAPTGREIAKSRKKELKISPAVLSTLQLKTESSTTTTSTTTRPSVSSVTSDRATPAWTMPALRSWKSLIPSTSIKPLPTEADELTTRTVLPTSTVRLLDRYMSMKPWEKDIIIRATITPEPITFSNVFKYYSRSYIPPEKGTKSSKLFDDVLITTKGTTTRTPVTTEFTTSERSKLSDLKDTILSVDDDEEFKESLEVDEVFSLPPSKPESAVAGSDSDEVTVSKTGDGWYGARWPFVDTSSYFQWSGYSPGDNLLLPLLVAALSSIVLVLLLALAVRRRRRTLAGSAQLGLTSEPQTEDNTNLLTAENPDAEDAEE; this comes from the exons ATGTACAAGACGGTGAGACACGGAGAGAACAGTCTCCAGTACACCATTCTTCCACAAACGGAGGAGGTGTTAAACAATAGTGGTCTCAAAGGAAAAGGTCGGGACTACAGTCCATCTATTCATGTACGACGCTCACGAAGGAGATCAACAGTCAAATATGTTTTACTCGTCATTTTTGGGATGATAGTTGCTCTCGCACTGGCTGCTGTACCACTTTATGTCATGAATGGAGCTTTATATGCTCGCCGGAATCAACAAGAGAAACATGAAGTTATTACGTCTCCTCCGCTTGCGCCTACAGGCCGGGAGATAGCAAAATCGAGGAAAAAGGAATTAAAGATTTCACCCGCAGTATTATCGACATTGCAGTTAAAAACTGAATCAAGCACAACTACAACGTCGACGACGACAAGACCTTCAGTCTCTTCTGTGACTAGTGACAGAGCAACTCCAGCGTGGACAATGCCTGCGTTAAGGTCTTGGAAGAGTTTAATTCCATCGACCAGTATAAAACCTCTTCCGACAGAAGCGGATGAATTGACGACTCGCACGGTCCTACCGACTAGTACCGTTCGTTTGCTTGATCGTTACATGTCGATGAAACCTTGGGAGAAAGACATAATAATAAGAGCTACTATCACTCCAGAGCCTATAACATTTAGCAACGTGTTCAAATACTATTCCCGTTCGTATATACCTCCTGAAAAGGGCACAAAAAGTAGTAAGCTGTTTGATGACGTTCTGATCACTACGAAAGGAACTACAACAAGGACTCCAGTAACGACTGAATTTACAACTAGTGAAAGATCGAAATTAAGTGATTTGAAGGATACGATTCTGTCCGTGGACGATGACGAAGAATTTAAGGAATCTTTAGAAGTTGACGAAGTGTTCTCGTTGCCACCTTCTAAACCGGAGTCTGCTGTGGCAGGTTCTGATTCTGACGAGGTGACAGTGTCCAAAACCGGTGACGGTTGGTATGGAGCGAGGTGGCCATTTGTAGACACATCGTCGTACTTCCAGTGGTCG GGTTATTCCCCGGGCGATAACTTGTTGCTGCCATTGCTAGTGGCTGCGTTGTCTTCTATTGTGTTGGTGCTGCTCCTCGCTTTGGCAGTGCGACGACGCAGGCGGACCCTTGCTGGGTCTGCGCAGCTTGGg CTGACCTCCGAGCCGCAGACCGAGGACAACACCAATTTACTAACGGCCGAGAACCCTGATGCTGAAGACGCCGAAGAGTGA